The stretch of DNA GCTACTGCTTCCATTTCGCATTACTCCTGTTATTATGTAAGAGATGTTGCTTCTTTTGTATGTGACGAACCATGGCCTCTAAAGAACCTTGTTGGGGAAAACTCTCCCAAACGATGGCCAACCATCTGCTCGGTTATATGGACCGGAAGAAACTTTTTCCCGTTATGAATAGCTATTGTATGCCCCACAAAATCTGGAGAAATCATTGAAGCACGCGCCCAAGTTTTTATAACTTTTTTTTCTCCGCTTGCATTTTGCTTCTGAACTTTCTTCTGAAG from Endomicrobiales bacterium encodes:
- the rpsS gene encoding 30S ribosomal protein S19 produces the protein MGRSTKKGPYVDVKLQKKVQKQNASGEKKVIKTWARASMISPDFVGHTIAIHNGKKFLPVHITEQMVGHRLGEFSPTRFFRGHGSSHTKEATSLT